One genomic region from Salvia hispanica cultivar TCC Black 2014 chromosome 2, UniMelb_Shisp_WGS_1.0, whole genome shotgun sequence encodes:
- the LOC125208546 gene encoding glucan endo-1,3-beta-glucosidase-like: MATKSNHFFFAFLIFGLLVTISLDFTVAEIGVCFGRNGNNLLPPAQVVSLYKRHNIKKMRTYDPDNAILDALRGSGIELTVAITNQFIQRLADDANDANAWVRDHVLNYPDVNLRSISVGNEVSPADPATSRYARFVLPAMRNVYRAIFRARRDGQVKVTTTVGMSTLSNSFPPEDGVFRDDVAPWLRPILSFMMNTGAPFMVNAYPYFAYVNSNGQIDLGYALLEPGHGIWINGVYYANIYYAMVDAVYAAIDRMVNPSLHTTGGMHNRTSEKKAGGRRGPKVVVTESGHPSSGGKAANLVNAKTFNENLLGVVNNGTPRHSGPIETYIFALFDENLKIGPDTERNFGLFYPNGQSKYDMNFN, translated from the exons ATGGCTACTAAATCAAATCACTTCTTCTTTGCATTTCTCATCTTCGGGCTGCTTGTAACTATCTCTCTAGATTTCACAG TTGCCGAGATCGGAGTTTGCTTTGGAAGAAACGGCAACAACCTCCTCCCGCCGGCGCAAGTGGTGAGCCTCTACAAGCGCCACAACATCAAAAAAATGCGCACCTACGACCCGGACAACGCCATCCTCGACGCCCTCCGCGGCTCGGGCATCGAGCTCACCGTCGCCATCACCAACCAATTCATCCAGCGCCTCGCCGACGACGCCAACGACGCCAACGCCTGGGTCCGCGACCACGTCCTCAACTACCCCGACGTCAATCTCAGGTCCATCTCCGTCGGCAACGAGGTCAGCCCCGCCGACCCCGCCACGTCACGCTACGCGCGCTTCGTCCTCCCCGCGATGCGCAACGTCTACAGAGCCATCTTCCGCGCCCGACGCGACGGCCAGGTCAAGGTCACCACCACCGTCGGCATGAGCACCCTCAGCAACTCGTTTCCGCCCGAGGACGGCGTGTTCCGTGATGACGTGGCGCCGTGGCTGAGGCCGATTTTGTCGTTCATGATGAACACCGGCGCGCCTTTCATGGTGAATGCGTATCCTTACTTCGCATATGTCAATAGTAACGGGCAGATCGATCTCGGATACGCGCTGTTGGAGCCGGGTCATGGGATATGG ataAACGGAGTCTATTATGCTAATATTTACTATGCGATGGTCGATGCTGTCTATGCGGCGATTGACAGGATGGTCAATCCTTCGCTACATACAACTGGTGGTATGCATAACCGTACATCCGAAAAGAAGGCGGGCGGTAGGCGCGGGCCGAAAGTAGTGGTGACGGAGAGCGGACATCCCTCAAGCGGTGGCAAAGCGGCAAACTTGGTTAATGCAAAAACTTTTAATGAGAATTTGCTTGGTGTTGTGAATAATGGGACACCGAGACATTCTGGGCCTATAGAGACCTACATATTTGCTCTGtttgatgaaaatttgaagatcgGGCCTGACACAGAGAGGAATTTTGGGCTTTTTTATCCAAATGGGCAGTCCAAATATGACATGAATTTCAActag